gcaggaggaggagcagcaggggTGACCACCACTGGCGGCAGTgggaacagcagtagcagcagcagtactgGCGGGAAGTCTCTTAGTGAGACGCACAGTAGCTCAGCAGTGGCAGACTCGGGCTTCAGCACAGATAAAGCTGGAGGCAGCATGGGCAAGAGCTCCTCCTCGTCGGCTGGTGATCATTTATCTGGTGTAGAAGAGCACCGTTGGACTTCTGTTGAGCCAGAGCTTCCACTCGGGTCTGCTGAAGATGAATTGTGGCAGTTACTTGATGTCATTCAAAGGAAGGGAACTCGATTACGAAATGAATTAGAGAGAGCAGAACGTCTGGAGCGAGATCGAATCGGGCAGCAACCTCCAACGGGCAGCTCTGCTTCAGATCCCCTAGCATCTCCCAGATCACATCCTGCATATCGAGATTATTGGCCGCATTCTCTACCAGGGCCCATTGGCAACTATCACAACCGTGGGGATATATTGGCGccgcctccccctcctccacaggtggGCATGGCTATGGAGGCAGAGGCATGGGCAGCTGTGGACCGCTTACGACAAGACCGCCAATATTTAGTTGGCCGAGTAAGCTGGGCCGAAGCCGAGGCAGCTGCATCCCATCAACGTCTGCTTGATCTCCACGGGCAGCTTTTGGCCTTGGCGGGTGATAAACGGCGCCTTGAAGACCAATTTAGAGCACTAAGACTCGATCCACGACTCGATCCACGACTCGATCCGCGACTCGATCCTCGAGTAGATCCTAGAATTGATTATGGCAATGACCTGAACTTGCAGTTTGTTAAAAGTAATGGTGTTCGACGGGATGGCCCAGCATCCACAGGTGGTATTGTTCACTCAGTAATGGGAGGAGTGAACACTGTTCATATTGTGAGTGACAGCACCACtgctacaaccactaccactaacttCACCAAACCTCGTCGAGTACCTCCTGCAGTGACCGTAAGTGTTGCCAGTGGAGATGGTGCTGAAGAGTTTCACGGTGTTGGAGGAACGTCTAGAGCTCGGGTAGTCCGTAGTGCATCTAGTGTCCGCCTCAACACTGACCGCGACGTGTTCCTGCCTAGGGTCCTCAAAGTACCAATTCGCGATCGGACTCAGAGGCACTCGCAAAAAGAATATAGTATAGCTTCCAGTCAAAGAGATAACGGTGATAAAGATCAGAACTCTAATTATAAAGACCTTAGCCCCACCAGTGACAACGTCAAGGAGTCAACCTTCGTCACTTGTGGCGATGCGGTGAAGAAGGGCAGTGACCGAGtagtgattgagagagagagaagagccggGAAGGCGGACGGTGGGTTGAGCATGCCGGTGAGCCTCCTGAAGGGGGCACGCTTGAAGGTCCAGCCAAATAAGCAACGCATCTCTGCCATTCTGAGGGAGAAGGACGTCTTGGAGCTGCAACGTCAACTTCTCACTACTGTCATGGAAACTGAGGTACTCCCACCTAAGTTTTATCTGGCTTATTGACCCATAATGAATCTCTTAGAATCTTTATTTGAATTAGATTGGGAAGGAATTGATTTTGACTAccacctctgttgtcaacccacttCTATGTTTAACAGTACGAACTTGTAAGTCAGCAAATGAGTCCTCTAACGTAATTGTCGTTCACTAATAGAGTACATAatagaggggcgggggggggggggggacctttagTTATACAATAGCATAGTTTATTTGgcctagatttcataagaccgcaTTTCTAGAATAGGATAGTGAGATAGTGATAAACATTAAATTTTCATTTTGAAAATCATTTTCATTACTATTCCCTTTTCTGCTTTTTCCTGATAGTTCCATGTCTATTCcattcttccccctcccctctcactccccctcccctctcactccccctcccctctcactccccctcccctctcactccccctcccctctcactccccctcccctctcactccccctcccctctcactccccctcccctctcactccccctcccctctcactccccctcccctctcactccccctcccctctcactccccctcccctctcactccccctcccctctcactccccctcccctctcactccccctcccctctcactccccctcccctctcactccccctcccctctcactccccctcccctctcactccctctctcccctcctcctcctctctcccctctcactcccctctcccctctcactcccctctcccctctcactcccctctcccctctcactcccctctcccctctcactcccctctcacctctcactcccctctcactccctctctcccctcctcctcctctctcccctcctcctcctctctcccctcctcctcctccctcccctcctcctccctcccctcctcctcctcctccctcccctcctccctcccctcctcctccctcccctcctcctcctcctcctcctcctcctcctctctcccctcctcctcctcctctctcccctcctcctcctctctcccctcctcctcctcctctctcccctcctcctccctcctcctcctcctctctcccctcctcctcctcctctctcccctcctcctcctcctctctcccctcctcctcctcctctctcccctcctcctcctctcccctcctcctcctcctctcccctcctcctcctcctctcccctcctcctcctcctctccccctcctcctcctcctctccccctcctcctctccccctcctcctcctcctcctctcccccccctcctctcttctcccccctcctctctccccctcctcctctctccccctcctcctctctccccctcctcctctctcccccttctcctctctccccctcctcctctctccccctcctcctctctccccctcctcctctctccccctcctcctctctccccctcctcctctctccccctcctcctctctccccctcctcctctctccccctcctcctctctccccctcctcctctctccccctcctcctctctccccctcctcctctctccccctcctcctctctccccctcctcctctctccccctcctcctctctccccctcctcctctctccccctcctcctctctccccctcctctccccctcctcctctctccccctcctcctctctccccctcctcctctctccccctcctcctctctacccctcctcctctctacccctcctcctctctacccctcctcctctctacccctcctcctctctacccctcctctctcccctcctaatcttccctcctctctcccctcctaatcttccctcctctctcccctcctaatcttccctcctctctcccctcctaatcttccctcctctctcccctcctaatcttccctcccctctcccctcctaaTCTTCCTCTCCAATTTTCGGTCTACATAGTTCTATTTAACTCTTCTTAATGAACTATATCATTTTCGTTCATTTAATCTGACATACTCTAATTACTCATTATTTTTATACACAAGTGTTACACCTCTTGTTTACCCGCCTCTTGCTTCTCACGACCCCATCCATGTATACAGTAAACCACCAGGGGTGACGTCACACAACCTTAGAATACTTGCATGTATGCAGTAAACCACCAGGGGTGACGTCACACAACCCTAGAATACTTGCATGTATACAGTAAACCACTAGGGGTGACGTCACACAACCCTAGAATACTTGCATGTAtacaggggggacatgatcaccacattcaagatcctcaagggaatcgacagggttgataaagacaggctgtttaacacaaggggcacacgcactaggggacacaggtggaaactgagtgcccaaatgagccacagagatattagaaagaccttttttagtgtcagagtggttgacaaatggaatgcattaggaagtgatgtggtggaggctgactccatacacagtttcaagtgtagatatgatagagcccaataggctcaggaacctgtacacctgttgattgacagttgagaggcgggaccaaagagccagagctcaacccccgcaagcacaactaggtgagtacagtaaacGACCAGGGGTGACGTCACACAACCCTAGAATACTTGCATGTATACAGTAAACCACCAGGGGTGACGTCACACAACCCTAGAATACTTGCATGTATACAGTAAACCACCAGGGGTGACGTCACACAACCCTAGAATACTTGCATGTATACAGTAAACCACCAGGGGTGACATCACACAACTCTAGAATACTTGCATGTATACAGTAAACCACCAGGGGTGACATCACACAACTCTAGAATACTTGCATGTATACAGTAAACAACCGGGGATGACGTCACACAACCCTAGAATACTTGCATGTATACAGTAAACCACCAGGGGTGACATCACACAACTCTAGAATACTTGCATGTATACAGTAAACCACCAGGGGTGACGTCACACAACCCTAGAATACTTGCATGTATACAGTAAACCACCAGGGGTGACATCACACAACTCTAGAATACTTGCATGTATACAGTAAACCACCAGGGGTGACATCACACAACTCTAGAATACTTGCATGTATACAGTAAACAACCGGGGATGACGTCACACAACCCTAGAATACCTGCATGCAAACTTTCACAGCATTGAACAATATTCTGCTAAATCCATGCATGTTCACGACTCCAAATTCCTTCTTTATTACCTTCATCGTGTGCATTTACCAAGTCAATAAATGCCATGAACACCTTCCACTCCGTCACACATCTGCTCTACAATTTGCCTCACTGGGAATCTCTGGACTATATACACGCTTTTCCCACCACGGAACCTGTGTTGTTCATCACTGATTAGTATTTTTCTGTACTCTTTAACCACCACTTGGCTCACTAAATAAACTAATGCCTCTATAATTGTTATTCATTATGTTAtagtgacttgtatttttattcAGTAGTACAGTCAGACCTGTGTTGTGATCCTCTGGAACTGTGCCACAGCCCCATGCCTTTTGTGAGACTGTGCACACCTATGTAATTATTTTTTCTCTATTACATAAAATTATTGCATATACCTCAACAACACCTGCATCTTTACCCCCATTTCTGCTCCCACATCTATGCAACGTTTCTTCCATAAATATGCCAACTAGGATACCTGGTGTCCCAGGTGACTGCAAGATGGTATTCGATACCATCTTGCATTTTTCTCTTGCCATCGAATCAAATTGTGCTTATTATCACCACCTCTTTCATCAGTTCAGTGTATTCAACTTTaaaatattttcatttatgtCTTATCTCCTTACCATTTAACACATCCATTAACCCGCCCGCCAGTCTATCTTCTTGCCCGCCCATCCAAAACAGATTAGTGTTTTCTGAATAATTATTGTAAATGTTTCTTCATATCTCCATATTAGCCATTTTTTCTCCATAACTaatgttttaataataataataataataataataataataataatgatgatgccgAGAATCTGATTacagcagcccatcctcctgaaatgatagtactactgtactgtatttataagAACTTATTTGGACATTTCTACCAATATGTACTGTTGGACCCCCAAAAAATCACATTTTGTACTCTTTTTAATTTTAGGGTCTGAGCAAAAACTAAAACCAGACTTAAACATTCTTGGGCCTAGTATAATGTACGTGTGtgttatattaggcctaggattgatTGAACAGGTTAGATTAGGTTCTTTAGTTACATTTCTGAGTTTGTAGAATGCCATTTGAACTAATTCAGTAATACAAAACATGAACTTTTAAGTGGTTGAACAGTACATATTGGTACATTTGAGCAAATAGTTGcgataagtactatcattttaggaggatgagTTGCATTGGAGATTACTTAAACCATGCAGTATGTAAGTTTTTATGTAGACATTAACTTTACACACCTTTGTgggccttttacactaatcatatTTCTATCTGTGTTCTTCTCTCCACTTTCTctccataaaaaaaaaacattttttcttatcaagttctcttgccACTTCATCATTCCAGTTTGTGCAGTCTTAACCAAACACCTTCATATACACCAGACATGTCACTAAAGTTCTTTTCTTCATGGCTTCTTTCTCCTCCAAAATCACTATTAACTTTTCCTTTGTACTAATGTTATTTACTCAAGTGCTTGTGTAATTTAGATACTTGATATACAGTTTCTTAATATGCAGTACTGTAGTACTTTAATTTACAGTAGTTTGTTACACTTATTAAGCACCTGGCTTGCATATACAAAATAAATTCTTCAAATTTACTTTCACATACATCAAAATAAAGCTTTtgtgtgtaaatatttaaatgaaattcagtagtatatatatattgcatcaaAATGTAATGGAGTGTTGATGTGTGCAGGTGTTGAGAAAGCAGATTGAGACAGCCAGTGAGGAGTGGGTGTGCAAAACAGCAGAGTGGGAAGCAGAGCACCGACACACACATTCCACCATCACTGCGTTGCGGGAGGAGAACCTCAGCCTCAAGACACAAGTAACGTCTCTGTCTGTTAATTCTAGCTTTAAGATACAAGTAAGGTTTCTGTCATTTTATGACATGTATAGTTGGAGTCTATCTTTACCttgatacatattcaagatttgtATTTGTACAGTATTTTTCAGTCTGGAGACAAGTATGTCTTTTGAccttacaacaacaacaagtttttGTGATTAATTATTACTGTAAAACGCAGTTAGGTTTCTGTATTTGAAAAACCTGAACTGTACGGTACATTTGTACATATTTTAACCTTTGGCACAATTCATGTGGCAATCTGCATGTTGAGAGCTTCACCCTGTGTTCATTGTTGGCTACTAAAAGCAGAATCTTGAATTATCATAATGTGTATTTAAAGGCAGAATTGACAAAAGTTAATATTTTTACTGTTTAAATCATATCACAGACTTTCAAGGGGAAATATCCTTGTAATATATTCCTCAGCATAAGCTGGTAATTAATGCAGGACTTTATAATAACAACCATATCAAATATGGTATAGTATCTTTAGTAAGTATTTTCTCACTTTGTGAttactactgtactgtatttgcaaTAGTCATAAAGTAAATACTGTACAATACACAACATTATTTCTTAAATGTCATATTCTTTTTACTAAATATGCGATTCAGGGTGTAAAATAAATTTGTGTTAATATATGAAATTATATTTTTTTCCTCAGCTCGATCAGCGAGAAAATGTTGAGCAGAAAGATGTTGGAGTAAGCGTTTGTCCGCTTGTATTCAGTACAGCCACCATGACTGAAGGTGGGGGAGCTGACTCTGTTGAGGCTGCCACCCATACTGTTCATCCGGGCCCAAACATCAAGTATGATGTTGTGGTGCATCAAGAGGAATCTAGACGATCAGAGACCAATAACAGTTCTGTAAACTCTACATCATCTGAGTCTGGAAGCCGCAAGGTTCCATTGACAGTAGAAAAGCCTCCACGTCGAAGCCGAGAAACTCGGAGTACGTCTACTGTTGGAACTTCGAGTGCCCAACATGTATCTTATCATAGTGGAGGAAACCTCTGTCATCGAGAATCATCTGGGTCAGAAGTTTCTGGAGGCAGAGATTCGATAGGACGTGGAACTGGGCTTCGTAGTAGACCCAGTTTAGCTCAATCTGGTCGTGCCACCCCAACAGGCACTCCTCGCTCATCACCTGCTCCCAGCATGAATGCCAGAATGTGTACTGTGAAGAATTCACCTCAGGAAGGAGGTCGAGCCACCCCCTTGGGACGCAGCAGCAGTGGTGTTAATAGCCGTGTGGTTATAGGACGACGGGACTCCATCAAGACAACTCAAGCAAATACCAAAGGAAATGGAAAGAGCAGTCCTGGGGTGGGTGGCCAGCACAAGGTACGCAGTCGGGGGGCGTCCATCTTGGGCCGCTGGCTAAATATACTTGAATAGCCACAACACACGTAAGTGCCGTGCCCGTCCAGACCTTGACGAATCTTATTTTTGGCAAATAAATCCAAAACTTACCATGAGACCACCTGAGTGACCATATGACACAAGTTTTTATGTTTACAAACTGGGCTGCTTTTCTCGTATACAAATTCTTAGTCGTCAACTAGGATCTACTACTTTTTGACTAGGGTGTTTTTTTTCCCTTGAGAGCCGAGGATAAGGGTTACCAGGAGGTCTTCCCAGGAAGATTTACAAGATTTAGACTTAAATTTCACTATAACCTTTCACTCTTCCTGCAATACAAATACTGAATTGAGAAGATAGTAGCATGTGTCAGTGTGTAGGATCATTgacattacagtacagtaattacaacATGATTCTTGCATCACTGGTAAACATGGTTGGAAACAAGCCAATGGTAGCTATAGATACAGTAATTTGAACCAAATAATTTCTAGCACATCTTTTAAACATTGATTAGCACATATCTTTAAACATTCATTTTTGTAGTTAACAAGGCAAGTTAATTATTAATTAGTTACAAAGTTGTAAAGTTTGTGCATTGAGTGCGTTGGGGTGTGGCGGGATCTGGTCATGGGCTCGGTACTTATGTATGTTGCTTGGTACTTGCACCACTTCACTTTTAACATGTCTGGCTGGTAGAAGTCTCttggtttttatttttatttttttacattcATAAAGCAATCAATTTTAATCATTGCTTTCATTTAATAAAGTTTTGTGATTAACTATTTCTTAATTTACATTTAGTGATGGAAATGTTTTTGAGAGCCAGACAGTGGTCAAGATGAAGTGTCACACCAAAAATCTATTTCTTACCCAGTTTTTACTGTGGGTGTTAGCATGATTATCTCCATAGTGTTCATTTTAAAACATAATGGTATTTCATTCTCTATTGTGGTTTCAATGTGAAATCTTTCAGTTTAGTAAATCAAACACACACTACTATGTGAGAAAGTGCTTTTTGGTTTTGGAGTAGCTCTTGATCTtccttctctcacacacacatgcacatgtgtgtgtgcacACAAAACACACCCAGAAGCAGGTATAGATTAGCTTAGAACAGTCAGAAGGAACAAGCAGTCAGAGAATAAGTATGAAAGTTTAAACAAAAAGTATCATTGAACAAATGCACAATATTATAacacccacttgggctggatggaagagtgatggtctcgcttcatgcaggtcggcgttcaatccccgaccgtccaagtggttggacaacattcctttcccctgtcctatcccaaatccttatcctgacaccttttaagtgctatatagtcataatggctcggcactttcccttgataattcccttccccgtCATCCCAACACCTTGTAAATAGCACAGCAAACGGATCATCTTGGTTTCAACAGcactattattaagtttttgctgggaagacgggacaccacgagcgtagctctcatcctgtaactatacttaggtaattacacacacaagttAGCAATTtagatgagaaggtggtggaggccaaaactgtcagtaatttcaaagcgttacatgACAAACATTGCTGGGAAGGTGGGATACCAtgaacgtagctctcatcctgcaactacacttaggtaattacacacacgcccacacacacacattcatacattTGCACCCCCATCTCTCTCTAATTGCCCAGACCCCATCTGGCCCCCAGCTCCCTGGCTCCCAGATCCCCTCAGCCTCTCATCCCCCTTCACCATTTATTGGAGATAGGACTTCATCCATCCATCACCTGCAGCACACACTGAGGGAGACAGGTAGGCAGATGAGCTACATGAACTTTGGTAATGAGCTACATGAACTTTGGTAACAGTTTCcaagaagaatctcaaggtttggtacactaaTGCTGAtgggggtatccaataaagcagaggaAATAAAAGAAAGGGTTAGTGAAGCAGATCCAGACataattgcaatagtggaaactaaaataaatgatatGATCTTGGATGCAATCTTCCCAGAGGGATACCAAGTGATAAGGAATGaatggacacagagacagggagggggagtggcactcctcataaagcagaaatggaaatTTGAGGAACTAGAGAATCAGGGGACTAATGGAAACACAAGCTCCATACTTGGGATTTTGATAGGTGATGGGAAGAGGATTACGATCTTGATAATTTACAatccccccaccaaacagtagaaggcccaagaTAGGAATATGAtaacaacaagacatgtatagatgaactgcagagggtagcaacaacagctcacagaatgagagcaaaaCTGTTGGTCATGAGGGGCCTCAATCATGGAGAGATTGATTGGGAATCAAGAAATCCCCACGTTTGGGAAGAAACGTTAGGAGCAAAATTAGTGGAagatatagacaggaatttcctaacacaacatgtgaaggaagacaaaagggaaagaggagggaatACATCAAGCCTATTagtcctgattttcacccagaatgaggaGGACATTACGAATATGGAACATGACATAACACTAGGAGCCAAGGACCATTGTGTCCTTGGCTCTAGTCTTTTGACTTCATGATCGAGGGTAAAATATTGACCACGGggtcaagaggtctgggaaaggagagtagaCTATAGGAAAGGGGATTACAGGAGGATAAgaatatctgggagaagtgcagtgggaagaagaattaagaggaaaaacagtgcaagatatgatggacttagtcaagtggaaatgcaaggaggccgaagagagttttataccaacagtaaaagaaaaaagtaggagggaatgtaaaaacccatggtttaatagacagtgccaggaagcaaaaatgagaagcaggagggaggggagaaaggacagaggacaataaaacagagctaggaatgaatacATTAATTAATGTAAGGAGAGTATCATAaagaattatgaaaatgatattgcgAAAAAAGCAACCTAAAGTACTACATAGTCATGTAAGAaagaaaatgtcggtgaacgaccaagtgacaagactaaggaaatcaGAAATAGATATGCAGAAAGCGAAAAGGAAATCtacgaggtactgaatgccagtttccatggagtgttcacaaccgggcctaagcaactcccattgattgaAGAGGAGATGACTCAAGATGAGAGACTAATGGATTTTAGAAGTGACAGAAGAAGAGGAAATGAAATGGCTAACAATACTGGatgaaactaaagcagttggaccagacaatgtatcaccgtggatactaaaagaggcagcgccagggcctcagcgtgcctctggcaaggatctataatgagtcacttatgaagggagagttgcccagttgctggaagaaggcaaatgtggtaccaatttcaaAAAGAGAGATAGGGAAGAGGGACTTAACTATAGACCAGCATCACACACAAGCATCCTCTGTAAAGTACAgtgtacttgaaagaataatcaggttaagactggTTACACACCTATAGAACATTAGgtgtgtaaacaaacaccaacatggattcagaggatggaaatcatgcctaacaaaccttctggaattctatgataaaataacaagaataaggcagagCGAAGAAGCATGGGTAGACTGTATATGCCTGgattgccaaaaggcctttgacacagtaccgtacAGGAGACTGCTACTAAAACttaagaggcaggcgggagtaagcagAAAAGCCCTTGCTTGGGTAAAGAATTACTTAACaagcaggagccagagagtaacagtcaggggGCAAGAAGTCAGACAGGCAAACCGTAACGAGTGGAGtatgtacctcaaggatcggtgctgggaccagttctatttcgAATATACGTAAGTGAACAACATGTCTGCAGGAGTCAAGTCCTATATGGCGATGTTCACGGATGACACAAAATTAATGAGATGAGTTGTGACAGTTGAGGATTGTAGAATTCTttaagaggacttgaacaagccTCAGAGATGTCcaaagaaatggctactggagttcaacatgagcaagtgtaaagttatggaactGGGATTAGGTGACTGGAGACCAAAAGtatagtacacaatgaagggaaactaccttcctGTGACAATTTGAGAAAGGGACTGGGGAGTGGATGTAACaccaaatttaactcctgaggcacacatAAAtcagataacgacagcagcgtactcattGCTAGCAAAACTTAGAATGTcactcagaaacctaagtgaggaggcattcggag
Above is a window of Procambarus clarkii isolate CNS0578487 chromosome 11, FALCON_Pclarkii_2.0, whole genome shotgun sequence DNA encoding:
- the LOC123758350 gene encoding serine-rich adhesin for platelets, whose translation is MDFHVSVPGPFTYLVHEHARSILAIQELQHEVTSLLEFRDNVLHAFPHLHARPYNSLNPAHGPLSSHASQPLQAVPSTRGEPSPSKLSHASHHVTPGEGGRQQRPISTAGGGAAGVTTTGGSGNSSSSSSTGGKSLSETHSSSAVADSGFSTDKAGGSMGKSSSSSAGDHLSGVEEHRWTSVEPELPLGSAEDELWQLLDVIQRKGTRLRNELERAERLERDRIGQQPPTGSSASDPLASPRSHPAYRDYWPHSLPGPIGNYHNRGDILAPPPPPPQVGMAMEAEAWAAVDRLRQDRQYLVGRVSWAEAEAAASHQRLLDLHGQLLALAGDKRRLEDQFRALRLDPRLDPRLDPRLDPRVDPRIDYGNDLNLQFVKSNGVRRDGPASTGGIVHSVMGGVNTVHIVSDSTTATTTTTNFTKPRRVPPAVTVSVASGDGAEEFHGVGGTSRARVVRSASSVRLNTDRDVFLPRVLKVPIRDRTQRHSQKEYSIASSQRDNGDKDQNSNYKDLSPTSDNVKESTFVTCGDAVKKGSDRVVIERERRAGKADGGLSMPVSLLKGARLKVQPNKQRISAILREKDVLELQRQLLTTVMETEVLRKQIETASEEWVCKTAEWEAEHRHTHSTITALREENLSLKTQLDQRENVEQKDVGVSVCPLVFSTATMTEGGGADSVEAATHTVHPGPNIKYDVVVHQEESRRSETNNSSVNSTSSESGSRKVPLTVEKPPRRSRETRSTSTVGTSSAQHVSYHSGGNLCHRESSGSEVSGGRDSIGRGTGLRSRPSLAQSGRATPTGTPRSSPAPSMNARMCTVKNSPQEGGRATPLGRSSSGVNSRVVIGRRDSIKTTQANTKGNGKSSPGVGGQHKDSPTRCRDQSIISKSSPVNSSEDYSQRLSSLSSGFDVSSSPLTVSDLRSSSPPTSRVPTTSKMFSALEEQKSRNISNNVKRAVQKKMSASDIYNQDLIDVSNKYVNDSKLPCGGGKRVLKFGNESSSNSSELKLSNLRGGSNSSSPSSSLGSGSGFYDSINMDDESLDDGNKLMHVEVAFEWNPISSQNIQYLPPAARMWTPTQTMSPDKRLPPVTSISPKWLNPSKVPIRLGHGPSFKSKKVNLGNTKNEKALECVNTESGTQQWMADSLEDETPGFEAVGKMRSKLRVMNGAVRFKCIDRPSVLSMVQETSSSHSELPKSGRNMTTSLKSTTAFQQDNISGRCTKGNSDMEKSQSQLGRSQPSLSMSEGGSPARQCDADLNSRVHQILARIAESAQL